CGGCGGCCAGCGTGCCCCGGCCCGCGGCGCTGCGCATACGCAGCCCGGCTCCGTCCACCCCGTCCATTGTCGTCGGATCTCCGACGCGGCGCCGCGGAACTCGACAGTGAGGGATGGTGAGCGCTGCTCGTAAGGTGAGCAGGTGCGAACCCCCAACACCCCCAGACGTACGAGGATCATCCTGTTCCTGGTGGCGGCCGCCGTGGCCGCCGCGTGCGGCGCGGACCCCGCCGCGCCGGGCGACTCGGGCGCCAAGCCCGGCGGCGTGTCGGTCGACCCGAACGCCGGCACCAACGCCCTGGCCTCCCTCGACGGCCTGACGGTCGCCGAGTCGCGGCCGATGACCGGATACAGCCGCGAGAAGTTCCCGCACTGGAACAAGGCCGGGTCCAACTGCGACGTGCGCGACACCGTGCTCGCCCGCGACGGCAAGAACATCAAGCTGGACGGGTGCAACGTCACCGGCGGCTCGTGGTCCAGCGTCTACGACGGCCAGCAGACCACCGACCCGCTGAAGGTGGACATCGACCACATGGTGCCGCTGGCGAACGCGTGGCGGTCCGGCGCGGACAAGTGGGACAACGACAAGCGCTCCGACTTCGCCAACGACCTGGAGCGGCCGCAGCTGTTCGCGGTCTCGGCGAGCAGCAACCGGTCCAAGGGTGACCAGGACCCGTCGCAGTGGAAACCGCCGAGTCGTGACTATTGGTGCACTTATGCGCAACACTGGATCACGGTGAAGACCTACTGGAAGCTCACCATCACCAAGGACGAGAAGTCCGCGCTCACCGACATGCTGGGGACGTGTGTATGAGCGAGCATCGCGAGCGAATCATGAACACCGGATCGGGTCATGATGTGAACGCGCGCAGCGGGTTCACATCATGACCGACCTGACCACGAACATCGTCGCCGGGCCTGGCGGAGTCATGACCGACGAGGTGGGCGTGGTCACCGGTGAGCTGACGCTCGCCACGGAGCTGGGCGGCGACGGCACCGCCCGGCTCCGGGTGCAGTACCTGGGCGCCGAGGAGTGGTACACGGTGACCGGCGCGACCGTGCCGGTCACCTCCCCCGACCAGGCGCCGTCCCTGCACCGCCTCGCCGTCGGGCTGCTGCACCGCCCCGAGGGCTGACCCGCCGGTCAGGACTGGTCGGCCGCGCGCTTGCGCAGCGCCAGGGCCACGCTCGCCCCGACGATGAACAGACCCAGCAGCGAGTACGCCAGAATGCCGGTGACCTCGTCGAAGAAGTCGTACGGCGGCTCCGCGTCCGCCTCCCGCGCCACCGGGACCGGCGCATGGTCCGGCTCGGTCAGGTTCACCGCGCCGAACCCGCCCACCGCCTCCGGAGCGGGCTCCGCCGCCGCGGCACGCGCGCTGGGCGCGGCGAAGACGTCGGAGTGGGTGCCCGGCACGTTCCTGGTGCAGCGCCCGGTGTCGTACACGCACACCGGGTAGACGGCCAGGTTGTCGGTGACGATCCGGTCATAGGCGCCCTCGACCGTCATCGCCACGTGCGGCTCGGCCGGGTGGTCGCCGGCCAGCCGCATGGTGAAGCCGAGCCGCCGCGACGCCCCGGACGGCAGCTCGACCAGGCACGCGTCGCCGTCGTCATCAGGGCAGTCGGTCCAGCTCACGTCTTCGAAGCCGGTCGCGGCGGGGTCGGCCACCCGCAGCCGCGCGGGCACCGGCCCCGAGTTGCGGTACACCACGCCGAGCGCGGCGGTGTCGCCCGTGTGCAGGTACACCGCGGACTGCTCGGCGACGGCCGACACGTCGGTGAACGGCGGCGACCCGACCGCCACCGGGAACGTGCCGGTCGCAGCCGTGACCCCGACCGCGGAGGCGGTCACCGCGACGCCGCCCGCGGCGCCCTCGGCCGCGCTCTTCCGGGCGCGCAGGTCGAGCCGGATGGAGATCGCGTCGCCGGGCGACAGCCGGTCCACCTTGCAGACGGCCGTGGTCCTGGTGTGGTCGCACCAGTCGGCCGAGGCCAGCTCGACGCGGCTTGCCGCGGCCCCGGTGAGCCGCAGCCGCAGCTGCACCCGGCTCAGGTCGTGCCCGGTGGTGTTCTCCAGCCGCACCACACCGTCCCCGCCGCCCAGCTCGGTGGCGGTGACCGCGGCGGGCAGCCCGAGCGTCAGCCCCGCCGGGGCGGCGCCCGCGGGCAGCGGCACGCTCAGCCCGAGCACGGTGGTGGACAACACCGCGATCCAGGTACGACTCACGACTTCCTCCCGCAGGACAGCACGACGCAGGAGGGAGGCTACGCGTATGCCCGCAATAGCCCCTTATCCGACACGCGCCGGCGGCCCGGAGCCATGGCCCGGACATGCGAGGGGCCGGGTACGGCGCGCGTACCCGACCCCTCGTGGACCGATCAGGCGAGCGTCAGCTCGAACGACGAGTCCTTGTGCCGGTGAATCTTGAACTCGGACGCGGACGCGAAGTCCTCGCCACCGACGAACCGCCGACCGTTCCCATCACCCGGGTAGTACTCGAACCGGATGCGCTGGCCGCCGATGAGCTTCGCGGTGACCCCGGCGTTCGGCCCGACGATCGACCACGTGCCGACGATGTCGCCGGTGTCGGCGTTACGGGCCACCACGTAGCCGCTGAATCCGGCGGTGGTGCTCGTCACCGTCACCGTGACGCCGGCCTCGAGCCGGTAGTCGTAGGTGGTGGTGCCGCCGGCGACCACCTTGACCAGGTCGGCCCGGTCGCGGTCGGCCTCGCCCCCGCTCCACTGCGTGGCCTGGCCGCGCACCTGGAACAGCAGCGGCCACTCGTACGGCCCCAGCTTGTCGATCCGGTAGCGGCCGTCGATGCCGATGGGGAAGGCGCCGAAGGTGCCGCCCAGGCCCACCGGCTCACCCGCGATGCTCACGCCGCCCCGGCCCAGCGCGACCCCGTCCGGCCCGAAGGCCTGACCGGTGATGACGCCGGCCCGGTCCATCCTGATCACCGGCGGGGTGACCGCGTCACCCGCCTCGACGACGAACCGCTGAGCGCGCCGCAGGTCACCTGTGCCACCGGCCGAACCGACCCACTGCGCGCCGTAGCCGTCGGCCTCCCGCGGCCAGGCCAGCAGCTGGTAGGTGCCCGGACCCTTCCAGAACATCTCGGTCACCTTGCCGCCGGCGTCGGTTACGTCACCGCAGCCGTCCGGCATCCGGACCTCCTCCACCCGGACCGGGACGATGCACACGCCGGGCAGGGGCTCCCCCGTCGCCGCGTCCACCACGGTGGCCGTGAACCGGGCCCTCGGCTCCATGACCAGCCGGACCTCGGCCTGCTCGCCCGCGACGACGGTCACCGAAGCGCCGTCGAAGGCGTAGCCGGTGGCCAGGGCCCAGATCTCGTGGGTGCCGACCGGGAGGGCGGGGTAGACGACCTCACCGTTGTCGGTGTCGCGAGCGTCGAGATCGATGCCGGAGGTGAAGTTCTGGATCGCCGCGCCGGTGCGGGCGTCCACCGCGGTGAGCCGGACGCTGCCGGTGGGCAGCCGCTGGTCGTCCACCGTCACCGTCTCGCCCTCGGCCACCGCGAACCGGGCGGCCGCCGCCAGGTCGACCGTGCCGTAGGCGTACTGGTGGACGGACTGCCCGACGTTGGCGAACTCCACCGTGTAACCGGAGCCGACCGGGACCTGGTCGAACCGGTAGCGGCCGTCCTCGTCGGTCTGCGCCGTGCCGAAGTAGTCGCCGTTGCTCACGTTGACGTCCACCCACGGCACCGCGGCGCCGGACGCGTCCGTGAAGCGGCCGGTCACGCTGCCCATGGCGATCAGCGTGTCGTTGACGGTGACCGTGCCGCCCGCGGTGACGGTGAAGACCGCCGCCGCGTCGCGGTCCAGCGTGCCGTTGGCGTACTGGCTGAACTGGCTGAGATCGAAGCGCACCCGGTAGCTGCCCGGGACGGTCTGGACGGTGAACTCGCCGTTCCAGTCGGTGATGGCGTAGCCGGAGCCGGAGCTGTCGACGGCCTCCGCGCTGACGGACGCCCACGGCACCCCGGCGCCCGCCCGGTCGACCAGCCGCCCGGTGATGGTGCCGACCGGCAGCACCTCGTCGTTGACGACGGTCGTCCCGCCCGCCGTCACGGTGATGAGGTTCGCCGAGGGCCAGTCGGGCTTGCCGTAGGCGTACTGGGCCGGGCGGCCCTCGGGCCGGAAGTTCACCCGGTAGGTGCCGGGGGGCACCGCCTCGAAGGTGTAGTTGCCCACAGAGTCGAGCCAGGTGGTGTCCTGGTAGGACACGCTGTCGCCGTAGATGTCGACCGTACCGCCGGCGACCCCCGCCTCGCCGTCGGTCAGCCGGCCGGTGACCGTGCCCGTGTCCGCCGCCTGGGCCGGCGTGGCCAGCCCCGTGATCGCCAGGCTGGCGCCCAGCAGGAGTGCGCCGAATCGGCGCACGATGGATCTGCTCATGATTCCTCGCTGGATGAGGGGATGAGGACGTGAAGGTTCGAAACCCCTTCGGCCGGAGAGAG
The Catellatospora sp. IY07-71 DNA segment above includes these coding regions:
- a CDS encoding HNH endonuclease family protein, producing the protein MRTPNTPRRTRIILFLVAAAVAAACGADPAAPGDSGAKPGGVSVDPNAGTNALASLDGLTVAESRPMTGYSREKFPHWNKAGSNCDVRDTVLARDGKNIKLDGCNVTGGSWSSVYDGQQTTDPLKVDIDHMVPLANAWRSGADKWDNDKRSDFANDLERPQLFAVSASSNRSKGDQDPSQWKPPSRDYWCTYAQHWITVKTYWKLTITKDEKSALTDMLGTCV
- a CDS encoding collagen binding domain-containing protein, whose protein sequence is MSRSIVRRFGALLLGASLAITGLATPAQAADTGTVTGRLTDGEAGVAGGTVDIYGDSVSYQDTTWLDSVGNYTFEAVPPGTYRVNFRPEGRPAQYAYGKPDWPSANLITVTAGGTTVVNDEVLPVGTITGRLVDRAGAGVPWASVSAEAVDSSGSGYAITDWNGEFTVQTVPGSYRVRFDLSQFSQYANGTLDRDAAAVFTVTAGGTVTVNDTLIAMGSVTGRFTDASGAAVPWVDVNVSNGDYFGTAQTDEDGRYRFDQVPVGSGYTVEFANVGQSVHQYAYGTVDLAAAARFAVAEGETVTVDDQRLPTGSVRLTAVDARTGAAIQNFTSGIDLDARDTDNGEVVYPALPVGTHEIWALATGYAFDGASVTVVAGEQAEVRLVMEPRARFTATVVDAATGEPLPGVCIVPVRVEEVRMPDGCGDVTDAGGKVTEMFWKGPGTYQLLAWPREADGYGAQWVGSAGGTGDLRRAQRFVVEAGDAVTPPVIRMDRAGVITGQAFGPDGVALGRGGVSIAGEPVGLGGTFGAFPIGIDGRYRIDKLGPYEWPLLFQVRGQATQWSGGEADRDRADLVKVVAGGTTTYDYRLEAGVTVTVTSTTAGFSGYVVARNADTGDIVGTWSIVGPNAGVTAKLIGGQRIRFEYYPGDGNGRRFVGGEDFASASEFKIHRHKDSSFELTLA